The genome window tcccctcatgagagatcttgagggtgtcccagatttgcttggcgttatccaagtcgctcactttgtggtattcatccctgcacaatgaagctagaagaacagtagtagcttgtgcatttttatgaatttgctcattaatgaacataggactatccgtactatcaaagtgcattccactctctacaatctcccatatactaggatggagagagaacaagtgactacgcattttgtgactccaaaatccgtagtcctctccatcaaaatgaggaggtttaccaagtggaatagataataaatgagcatttgtactttgaggaatacgagagtaatcaaaagaaaagtttgaattgaccgttttctttttctcgtagtcgtcgtcgttgttgtccttttgggaagaagtggactcatcgctgtcgtcgtagtaaatgatctccttgatgcgtcttgtcttcttcttcttcttcccatctttgcgtctgtggcccgagcccgagtcggtaggcttgtcatcctttggctcgttgacgaaggactccttctccttgtcgttgatcacgattcccttccccttaggatccatctcttcgggcggttagtccctttcttgaagagaacggctccgataccaattgagagcacctagagggggggtgaataggtgatcctgtaaaacttgaaacttaagccacaaaaacttggttaagtgttagcacaataatgccaagtggctagagaggagtctcacaaaacacgataaccacaaagatatcaatcacagagatggcacagtggtttatcccgtggttcggccaagaccaacgcttgcctactccacgttgtggcgtcccaacggacgagggttgcaatcaacccctctcaagcggtccaaagacccacttgaataccacggtgttttgctttgcctttcttaatcccgtttgcgaggaatctccacaacttggagtctctcgcccttacaaagatgttcacaaagaagcacggagtaagggagggatgagcaacgcacacaagactcacaaatcagagcaacaacacgcacacaagtcgcaacaagagctcgcaacacaacccaatgagtttacaactcaactagagctctagatgctatcacaaagaaacaaatgcgtggaatcgaagtctcgatgcttaggattgctttgagtatacttggtgttctcctccatgtgcctaggggtcccttttatagccccaagacagctaggagccgttgagagcaatctgggaaggcaattcttaccttctgtcgcgtggcgcaccggacactgtccggtgcccgatttccttcctaaaatggcgcagccgaccgttgcagatttgggagccgttggcacaccggacagtccggtgcccccttctagccgttggctcggccacgtgtcccgcgcagattgcgcggccgaccattggcccggccgaccgttggctcaccggacagtccggtgcacaccggacagtccggtgaattatagccatatgtcgccggtgaattcccgagagcggccagttcgctcgagtcagcctggcgcaccggacactgtccggtgctcccagactgagcagactttggctgaacaaagccatctcatttccaattcgatttttcctgtttccagcacttagacacaatacattagtctctaaaacaatgtactaagtctgagaaacatacctttatccttgatttgtactttgtccaccattttacacttaggcgcttgtgttggacactaaatcaccaaaatacttagaaatggcccaaaggcacatttccctttcactctccctcgccctctcccgtgactgggcgatccatcagctcgatgtcaagaatgccttcctccatggcactctaacggagactgtctactgcagccagcccaccggcttcgtcgacgctgaccgtccggatctggttTACCGGCTGAATCGGTCCCTGTACGGCCttaagcaggcgccacgggcttggtaTAGTCGCTTTGCCTCCTACCTAGCCTCCATCGGCtttgtcgaggccaagtcggacacgtccctgttcatctaccggcgcggcgacgacaccgtctacctcctgctctacgtcgacgacattgtgctcacgacatccaccgccgaccttctacaccgcatgatcgtcgcccttcagcgggagttcgcgatgaaggacctggggcccctacaccacttcctcggcatcaccgccgaacgtcggcctcagggtctcttcctccaccagcgccagttcgccatcgacatcctggagcgggctggcatgtctgactgcaagccctgctccacgcctgtcgacactcaggcgaagctctctgaggacgacaggcctccggtcgccgacgcgacgtcataccggagcctcaccggcgcgctccagtacctcacgttctccaggtccgacatcgcttacgccgtccagcaggtgtgcctgcatatgcacactccgtgggagccccatctcactgcgctcaagcggattctgcgctacctccacggctccctcgactacggcctcctactccgcccatccccgacgtcggagctcgtggtctacaccgacgctgactgggctggctgtcccgacacgcgctggtccacctccggctacgccgtgttcctgggcgccaacctcgtctcttgggccgccaagaggcagcccgtcgtctctcgctccagcgctgaggccgagtaccgtgccatggccaacggtgtggcagaggcctcgtggctgcgccagctcctccacgagctccacagtccccttcagcgcgccactctcgtctactgcgacaacgtcagtgcggtctacctctccaccaaccccgtgcagcatcagcgcacgaaacacgtcgagatcgacctgcacttcgtccgcgagcgtgtcgctgccggtgacgttcgggttctcagcgtccccaccacgctgcagttcgctgacatcttcaccaagggactaccgtcgagtgtattcttagactttcgatccagtctcaacatctgtacaggatagagttgtgactgcggggggtgttagactacccgtctagggtttggggtgttCCCCCTGTAATTACCATCTCACCCTCACTGTATTGTGCCTGGCCCATTTACTGAGTCTATTAATACCACTCCTAGACCTGTTTAGGGTTGAGGTTCGCATTCCAACAGTTTATTGGAAAGAAGATGGCAGCATGTAAATACAAATAATTCATAATTTCACAATCTATGCTTGAGTAGCAGAAGCGAATGGGTCGGGGACGTTAGATATGAGGTAGAAAGTGCAAACCATGGAAGGAGAGCTCCTTGAATTGTAGCTGAAATCAAATGCCATGCCTGAGGGTCCACGTGTAACTGCTATTGGAAGAATACTCTCAGGAGGAACAATATGGTTGCAAGTGAAGAATTTTATATCAGTTGGTGGTAAGCTTGGACACAAGCGGAACCTAGTTTCTTCAATAGGCTGGAGGGTTCCACCAGCCAGGATAACAACATAAGCATCCTGCGTAACCTATAATAGATACAAGGAATAAAATTTATAAGTAGCTACAATACATTCTCGACCACTCAAAAAGGAAACGTTCAGTACCTTAGAAAATATTTTTTCCGCACAAAGCATCACAAATTTAAGATATGCTTCATCAGGTTGTCCACCTAGCTTTTGCTTTGCAACTATGATTCTTCCATCATCATTGCTGTTCAGAAGGGAGCGTAGAAAGTCAACCAATGCCTGAAAGCATGCTATACTGCTTCCTTCATCATGGAGCTGGAGATCAAACTGATTTTGGATGCTACTTAACTTGTTTGCATATCCACAATCCTGAAAAGGCAACAGTCAGATCACATGGGCGTTGGGCAACTGAATGAGTACATTTTGGGAAAAAATACCTTATGGATTATATTGCTTTCTTTCACAAACTGACAAAGTTTTACTATGTTTATGTTATCAATGTCAAGGGAAAACAAGAATTGGTTTATGGTCATAGAAGACATAGTGCTGGCACCATCTTGATTGTTGATCAAAACACGTATGAAAGACCTTGTTAAAACTGTCAAGGTCTGGATGTATCGTCGATTCCCAGCTCCCAAAACATTGTAAAATCTATCAAGGTATTCATCCAGGCAGGAAAGGACTGTCTTCAACTACAATCCAAAAAGAAAATGAATATCAGTAAACGCAGTCAGGAAAATGAGAAAAGGATGATTAAGTTTGTTTCCTCAACAACACAATTTCACTTGCAAGCAGCACATGACAGAAGAAATGCTAGAATCACAGTTTTTTAGCCCAAGTaaacaccaaaaatgtcaatttagAAGGCATGCTAAAGTCATGTATGGAATGAATCTTGCTTTCAAAATGAAAATTCTAAACCTGAAACAGATGAAACCATATATAGAATCTTACAAAGTGACATAAAACCACATAGGCAAGCTAAGCTAACTCCACTAAAAGACCCTCTTTGTTTAGGCCCCTTTATATGCCTAATAAATTCCTAAATCCCCTTTTTGTGCTTTGACAACAATACTGAATGAGCATCAGGCACACAAAACATAGAACTAAATGCCATTTATGTCCTAGCAAAAATCATAATTAATAAACATTGTGGAATATAGATGTTTATGTCCGTTGAATGAAACACAAAGCAATACAGTTGCAACCAAATATAATGACCTATTACACAGGGAAAAATACTATTTGCCAGATTGTGATGGAAAGGTTAATGAAATGTGCGAGTAACCTGAGAAGACGTGATCTTTGAGTTGTACATGTTACTCAAGGAATCAGCTAAGTTGTGAGCTTCATCTATGATGACAACACTGTTCTTCAGAATAAGGACACGTGATTCTCTAGCAGACTTGAGTAACAAAGATTGATAAGGAAGGACTACAAGGTCAGCTGAGCGGACCATGTCTCGTGAACCATAGTAGGGACAAGTTCCAATCTTCTTCCCTATTTGTGCCAAATCCTCGATGTCTAATGCACCTTGGTTTGACACTTCGCTACTGACGAGATTTGGGTTTGTTTCTAAATTTTATTGAGTTACCTAGTAGTCAATCACCAATTGCCTCTGGAAGAAAATCCATGTAACCTTGTCATCCAGAGCGCAATGAATAACCAAGGTTAATCTGTTAGTTAGAATTTCATTACTATGTAGTTCCTTTTTCCAGTTTCATCTCCTATGTCTACTTCTGGATTAAAAGAAGTGGGATATGGAGACTTGAAAGGGAACACATATAATGACACTAATTTAAAGCAACCGAGTTCATTTCTTCAGCTCATGTTGTTCATTTTAAACTAAACCAGTGTGCGTTCCCATGACAGGGAAATGGCGCCTTCAAAAGAAGACAGTGGATCAAAGCAATTGAGTTTTACTCAGAAGCCATCAGTTTGAGTGACACAAATGCAACATATTACTGCAATAGAGCAGCAGCTTATCTGGAACTGCGCCGGTATACTTTAAAGCAGCCATATTTATCTGCTCAAAGTTTTTATGAAGTTAGTACACTAAATGTGGCATGTTTTTTTCTGATGTAGTTTTAAGCTGGCCGAAGCAGATTGTGACCGGGCATTACTGTTGGATAGAAAGTTAATAGATTTGTGTAGATGCAATATTCCTGTGCTGCTACGGGTGACATGTCTGTAGCATTAAATGTGGCATGTTTTTTTTTCTGATGTAGTTTTAAGTTGGCCGAAGCAGATTGTGACCGGGCCTTACTGTTGGATAGAAAGTTAATAGATTTGTGTAGATGCAATATTCTTGTGCTGCTACGGGTGACTTGTCTGTAGCATTGTTAAGCCTAAGAGTGGAGTTGCAAAGGTTCATGGGATAGTCCTGGATGGTTCTGACATCGTTACCATCTTGTGCTGTTATGGCTACATCAAATCTTTAATGTGAATACCATTTGTTGCTTCAGAAAGTTAAAGCATATCTACGGCGTGGTTTTGCAAGGCGCGCGCGGGATCAGCACTGACAACTGACAAATAAGCATATCAACTTCATTGGAGGGTCGAGCCTAATGGCTTACCTTGGTCGAGGCCTGCGCGGTTGAGCAACCTTCCTCTCCGGTGTCGGGGCAAGATCCTTCTCCTTCGACCTTCCTCTCTAGCGGCACAATGGCGTGAGAATGAAGGGGGCGGGGCGGGCAAATGACGGCGGGTGGGATTGAGCAGGGGATTGATCAGGGGCAATTTTGTTTGGGTTGTACGTAGATCATGCCGCCAAGATCGTGACAGTTGTTTGCGGGCTGCTCGGGGCTGCGCGCTGTGTATGGAGGTCGTGGCGAATCGCGCGCGGGCGTGCGGGGCGTGCGGGCGTTTGCGGCGAAGGTGGATTTCGCAGAGCTGTCAGGGCATGGCTATTGGAGTGCGGGCGGGGTTTTAGGCGGTTCGCGGCGGGGTTCGTGGCGGGGTTCGCGGCGGCGTTCTCGGCTGGCGTATCGCGGAGGGCGTGCGGGGTTCGCGACGGGGGGTGGGGTTCGCGGCGGATGGCGGGGTTCGCGGCGTACGGGTCGGGCGGATAGTGGCGGCCGCGCCTTGCGGTTGGCGTAGGGCTAGCGGGTGGTGTCGCGCCTTGCAGGATGGCGGCTGTCGGGGCGCGCTGGCGTGCGCGGGAGGTAGGGGATCCTCGGCGGCGGATCCTCAGCAGGGGTAGTTTGCCGGGCGCGCGCGGGATCCTTGGGAGGTAGGGATCGGGAGGTAGGGGATCCTCCACGGGGTTAGTTTGGCGGGCGCATCGCTGCGGGGAATCACGGCTGGGTGGgagcgggcgggcgcgcgcgcgggggatCTGCGGGAGGTTGGGGATGGCGGTAGCAGTCTACACATGACTCTTAATAATTAGTAGAGAAAAAGCAAGTTGTATATTTTTGTGGCTATCACACGACACGAGAGGACTACAAACTACTCGTCATTGCCGGACGCTACAACTTAAGTATAGACGAAAGTGAGTTATTTAGTGTTTCTAAATTACTTTTCCCAGGTTAATTCGTATAGAGCACAGAACTTAATAAACCGCACATTTCATTCGGCTCACTAAAGTGGACACCACAAAACATCTGAGAGTTCGACAAGGCTGCCACTTAGAACTAAAAACTTATACCCCCGTACGTATCTATTTCAGCTTTTTCTTCTTCTAAATTCCACATAACAAGACTTGTCGATGCTACTCGTTTTAATTAATTTTAGATAACGAAAAATTAAATGCCTATACATATGGTATTTATCCGACTCATAAGTATAGAGAAATTGATGACTACTATAGCATATCATTTATTCATACGCGAAATCACATTTCATCATACTAGCCGAAACTCGTCAACTAACCAATTAAATTATTAAACTTTCTCCTCCGCACCACTAATTTCACCACAATCATGCATCACTCATTTAATCACGAATTCAATCACATTTCATATAATTTACATTTTGACCTAAGCTTTGACCATGAGCTAACAATGCGTCCGTTTTCCACATGCCAACCTATATCTGCGTCCTTTTCGACTTAATTTCTCCTCCACGATCTTCAGCCCACACAAACATATTCACACACATATATGGATGATATCAACTAGTGATCACGTAAAAATCAAACAACACTCAGCCGTAGAGGcaataacacacttaaatcagaactaggtatgtgcccgtgcgttgcgacggaattaaatattaatataaaacatagataCAGAACTATAATATGTAAAATCCGTGTGACAAAATATCACCAAAATACTAATATTATATTGACGTTATAAATATGTAATATTATTATAGCATCTCCACTTATTAAATTCACACTTTCTTGTAGTTCATGTATTTGAAATTACATATATCATCAGAGAACTCATCAGCACCTTCATGCAATTTTTCATCTATGATATTCTAATGACGATCCTCTGCAGCTTCGCAATGTATTTCAAGAGTGTTCGTATTCAGTCGGGAGTGTACAATGACCATAATCTCTTCCAAACAAGGGAAGAGGAACCTTTTATTCAACTGCATGCAAAATTCAAATGACTTAGTTGTATGTCACATTGTCTAGCGTAACAATCCAATTAGGAGTATCATAATAACGTTTAGAAATTACTTTTGTTACAAGGCTAATGTGAATCCAAACTATATTGCTTAAAGACAGGAGTAATATGATGCAATGAATCATTGAAACCAATTTGTATATTGCCCTTGCTTAACACTACAAGACATAATTAGTACGAAAGAATAGAATTGAAGGAGAAATATAACTAAAAACATGATTATTCGACATAGCATAGATAATGTGAGTAATAATATCATCAGTATGTcatatatgtcataatagaaacaAATACTATTGTTATGTCCCTCAAGCAGTTGAAACTGACGCTTCGAAATAGACGTAGAAAATGTAATTGAACAATCTGCAACCAAGACCCTGAGTTAGTGGCCAATTTAGCCATGTACAAAGCATGCAATTGTCATCTGGGTGAATATTTTGAGAATGCatttgctaaatatgtttgaatTTTTAGATGCACAGATTTCCCCCACTTTCCAAATGGCACGTCAGACAGTAAAAGATTATGCAAAAGATGGATACCAACTTGTCCTCATGGTAGCCAAGAATCTCATAATGTCCTCATGGTAGCCAAGAATCCCATTATGTCCTCATGGTTGCCAAGAATCCCAATATTGTGAAAACCAGTGAACCACGATGATTCAAACCACCACCGTTTAGGATTGGCACAACCAAGGTTGATGACAAAATATGCTCCACGTCAGGCATCACCACTGACAAAAGTATGAAAGCAAGAAAAAGGGAAGAGTTTCATTCAGAAACTGAATTTCTGGGCAGAGGCACATGACTCCATCAGTGGCATGAAAGGCTCCAAGCAAAGTTGAAAGGAACTCCAAAGCACAGTAGACAAGATCAACCATTACGGAGGGTGTCCCATATGTTTATATGGCATAAATACGCAAAGAGGGCATATAATAGTCCAAAATGATGTAGATGCATCGATAGTGCAGCTATCTCTAAGTAGTCCATTCTGCATTTTTTCACCTTGTTTCAGCAATGGCAGATTTCAGCTGATGGCtacttgaaactggtgctttaaaggAGCAACCAACTTCTACTTTCTATGCCCTCTTTGTTAGGTCGAAAACATTTGTGGTATATCATCTGTTCCTACCATCAGGTAACAAAAGTATTAAAAGAGTCCATGCACAAAGTGATGATATTTTTAGCTGCTATAAATTCTAAAAACGAAAATTATACAGTCAGACGAGTAGATGCATAGGTGAAATTTGTAAAGATAGGATTGCAAACCTGTTGGTAGCATCAAGGACCTGAAGCATATGTTTGTTGCTTGTGTGTTCAAGTTTGCTGCAGCAAGTCACCTACTAATACCTTTAGAAATGTTCCAGCTACAACTCGCAGCTCGAAATAGTTGCAGCGACTTCCCATTCTGTACGTTCACTCATTCATAAGGGACGGTACATGAAGAACAATAAATGTAATGCAGGGGGTGTGCATTCTCTGAGTTGAGCCTGATTGTTCCTTCAAATTGTCATCAGATCAGATCAGAGTCAGGTTTCTCCTCCGAATCCTCATCAGAGTCAGGTTTCTCAAACTGAAGGATAACGTAGGACCCAGATGTTGAACCTGTCGTGAACACTGACTTTGTTGACCTTTGGACTGGGTTCTCCTGATCCTAGGTTTCACCTACAGGTTTTCCTGATTCAATAGCAAGGCAGTGTCACACCTACCAGGGCACAGTATCAAGGGAAAACAGATCACATACTTGAAGAAATATTCCAACCAGTAAGTCCACCTTTCCCATTCCTACCATTGAGAAATATTCTAACTTTATCCTTCACATAACAAATAAGGCAATCCAAGACTACAAACTGATCAAGTGGGGCAAAAATAGTTCAATCCCAGTCAAGTAATTTGTATTTGCAAATTGCACTGCAAATGGATTCATAAACCTTTTCAAGGGGCATAATGTCATTGATATATGATCAGAATTATGTGCCCTATTGCCCACTGCAGTTAAAAAAGAAACAGTGAATGTAAAGTCTGACATCCTATTTCCTGAGCTCGGGCACCAGATGACCAGATAAGTTCAAATTACCAAGATCTCTGTTAGAAGAGGTATccaaacaaaaataaaaaaatgaTACTACTATAAAATTTGGAAGGCATACAATACAAGCTTGCCATCCAAAGGTTTTCCACAGACCATTTGTGTGTCTTAGATTGTCATAAATACTTTATCGAAATATGAAATCATGACCAGTCAGTTATGTATAGAGTATTGATTGAAGTTATTGTGACATAAATGGTCgacacaaatagcaaaagaagagttaaaccataaccAAACTGAAATACCAAAAGAGAGAATGAAAGCAATGAAAATTTTATGTAAAAATCTCGAAGACTAAACCCTTAATAATATTCTTTTTTTTGCAAAGAGCACTAAGCTGCTAGCTGCACAAGCCATAGAAATTTGGCAAACTAACTTGAACTGGGACCTGCAGTCAAGAATTGTACAGAAATTGGAAGGCCATACTGATATTGTCATTACAGTTTCATGCCACCCCAAGGAAAACATGATCGCATTATGCGCTTGACAACAATAAGACAATGAAAGTTTGGGTGCAAAGGGAAGAAAATGGATGAGTTGTCTGGTTACACTCTTAACTACCAAAAGAAGATGCAAGTACAAAATGACATATACCTTGAATCTATAATCAACCTCAGTAGAGAGTGATGTCCCTATGAGCAATTGGGTTAACACTCGCATATTCATAGTCCTATAGAATTTAAGAGATCAACAAGATGGCAATTGCTCAGTACCATCGGCAATCGTACAACtatttcaatcctagcaagtcggCTAAACGAATCCCAAAACCATAAGCCATCAAACCATGCgatcgtcgatgacatcgtagaaaAAGTTGAAGAATCTAGCACCCACGAAACCCCCTGGTTTCATAGACAAAGTGAAAAAATATTGAGCGACAATACATCTATGGCCTATCCTAGCACAATTGCTTCTTACTCATTCTCAGTAACCAGTGATCAGTCATTGGTCATCTCGATGCCCACCCACAATATCAGCCATTCAGCCTAGTGTCGTATGGTGCTACACGGTCACTTGTTCTTCTTGAAATAAGTAAGGGATCCCAATAAGTAAAGAAAAATTTCCTCAGGttctatcatatatatatatatagagagagaaatTAAATCAGTCTAATTTTACAAAACATCATTCCATTACCGAGCTAACACCTTTAGACACCAATTGACAAAAATAAAATCCCTGAGCACCTTTTTCATATCCAGCTCTCCTAGTCTCCTTTTTCCTAGTTCCTCTTTATAATCAGCACAGAAAACATCTAACACCAAGAACATTTGTTTTTTTTGAAGATCAGGAGGGGCAACACCACTACAAAGTTTTATTAAAGAACAGACACAATGCATGAGTTATAAGAGaaacaaaagaactttgaaactgACCAAACCGTGCATTACCTCTCTGGTACAAGTCATTTAACCTGTACATATCAAAACATTACAGAAAATAGTTACTAACCCATAGTTACCAAAGGTTGCACCATGAGATTCATCACTGTAAGATAGCAGCAAACCTTGGCATAGTGATCGGCTGATCGCGAGTGCAACCACATAAACTCCAACAATAAGCGGAAAAACTGGTGTTGGGGTCAGTCCTTGCATCATACAAAAAAATATAGGATCTCCTAAACAGACAAAATTATAGTTAAATTTGAGTCGCTAACATATTTACATTCTAGTACACTTGACACTTCATTCAAGTATGCAGGCATCAGATCAAAATCAGTAGGAATGAGTAGTGAATTGATCTATTTACCCCACCAGTCCCCAACAAAATTCCAATCCACGAATAACCAAACAATAATTCAGGTAAATTATATGTTTCTAGTTCATTTGTA of Zea mays cultivar B73 chromosome 8, Zm-B73-REFERENCE-NAM-5.0, whole genome shotgun sequence contains these proteins:
- the LOC103637077 gene encoding LOW QUALITY PROTEIN: ATP-dependent DNA helicase DDX11 (The sequence of the model RefSeq protein was modified relative to this genomic sequence to represent the inferred CDS: inserted 1 base in 1 codon); the protein is MAALKYTGAVPDKLLLYCKTNPNLVSSEVSNQGALDIEDLAQIGKKIGTCPYYGSRDMVRSADLVVLPYQSLLLKSARESRVLILKNSVVIIDEAHNLADSLSNMYNSKITSSQLKTVLSCLDEYLDRFYNVLGAGNRRYIQTLTVLTRSFIRVLINNQDGASTMSSMTINQFLFSLDIDNINIVKLCQFVKESNIIHKDCGYANKLSSIQNQFDLQLHDEGSSIACFQALVDFLRSLLNSNDDGRIIVAKQKLGGQPDEAYLKFVMLCAEKIFSKVTQDAYVVILAGGTLQPIEETRFRLCPSLPPTDIKFFTCNHIVPPESILPIAVTRGPSGMAFDFSYNSRSSPSMIEELGRFICNIITVVPEGVVMFFSSYDYERRVYDAWMTTGTISRISKKKHVFREPRNSADVEAVLNKYKEAIESCSNFSQDTGVNGALLLAVVGGKISDGINFSNGMGRCVIMVGLPYPSPSDVEXDILRKCTRGGREYYANLCMKAVNQSIGRAIRHINDYAAMLLVDSRCAQTSSTKSFSCPADKLPQWIKARLSCAQNYGEVHRSLHQFFKFNKKMLKYSRNHRSIVFVYPYAAYL